The Mauremys reevesii isolate NIE-2019 linkage group 7, ASM1616193v1, whole genome shotgun sequence genome includes the window ctctaaccactagaccccattcccaGAATCAGCTTGGGGGCACCATTGAGCAGGGTGCCATAGACACATGGtgaaagacaatccctgccttaAGAAGTTTACAATCCAGGGCCTGAGGCAGGCAAGACTGttgcaaacagggccggctccagaccccagcgcgccaagcaggcacgtggggcggcattgttctggcagggcggcatttggctccggtggaccttccgcagtcatgcctgcgggaggtccaccggagccccgggacaagcggacctgccgcaggcatgactgcggagggtcccctcttcccgcggctccgcttgagctcccgcaggcatgactgcggcgggtgcgctggtcctgcggctcagACGGAGCTccggcaggcatgcctgcggatgctccaccggagccgcgggaccatccGCAGGCGCTTCTGCcctggccgcgggaccggggaagggcggcgcgagcgGCGCAGTgagccgccctgcttggggcggcggaatttctagagccgcccctggttgtaaaTGCTTCACTTTATGCACTGTCAGCATTCCAAATCCGTGGCATTTACTTGCAGTGTGTAAAGTTAATATACATAAGTCTTTGCAAGGTTGGGtcctaaatagaaaagacagatatgaagtgggaggaggagaggattattttccccattttacatgtGCAGAGAGATTAGTCACACatggagtctgtagcagagctaggaattaAACCCAAGTTTCTTGAGATGAGAGCGAGTTGGGTATTTTGCATTGAAACAGCTTTTTGTCAGAGAATTTTAAACAGCCAAAACAGAAACTTTTTTGCGGGAATGTGTCTGCTTCAATTAAACTTTCATTGACAGAGGTTTCTCCAGTCCGGGGTGGAAATGTGACAGAGCTCGGAATAACCAATAGCCCTGtctaaatgcagaacagggacctGAAGCTGGGTCCCCCTTATCCCTGCTCACTACTGGGCTATTGACTGTTCTGGAACGAGGGGTCTGTCTTGTGCTCTTGCTCTCTTGGGCTGGTTTTTACAAAAATGCCTTGGTTTTGTCCCAGTACAGAatgggaaacttttttttaaatgttcatgaaCCAGGAAAACAGTTTCCTTCCCCACTCTATTTCAGACCTAATGTAGTGCCACGAGCTCATTCTTTCTCGATGGGGAAACATGCTGCCTCTTTTTTAATGATGTTTCCCctataataatgttatacacaacTGGCTGGAGTCAGATGATCAGATTCTTATCCTATGTTTGCAGGTGTAAATCTGCAGCAAGGTTCCATTGAACTCAAGGGAGTTAGCCTGCTTTTACCCAGCTCCGggtgagatcagaatatagcccTCTTGATTTTAAATAACCAACCATTCACTACTTTAAATTAGGGGCACAAATCAAATGATGGCAACATGCTGTATTGGGATGAGTTCCAGTCATCTACTGCAGCCATGGAGATATGTTACAGGGAATTCTGAGAAAACAACAAAAGATGATTAAAgatctgagattttcttagtgCCATAAcagtgcagagcaggggaggaTTGCAGGAGAAGATGCCCTgctctagcacaatggggccttgattaCAGTCAGGGCCTCTTGGTGCAACCATATCTTAAAACAAAAACCACTATTGTAAAgcaattttgttttcctttttattttttcaaccAAATAAATATGAAGAACATTGACATAAACACCAGCCCAACTGGACCCTGCATGAGGAAATGTCAATATGTACAGTCCTGTGTGATCAGGGTTTTGCAGCTTTGCCAATTCTCATGCTAAATGGAGTTTTCTTTCAGCTCACAGCCCCTGAAGTTATGATTACGTGAGACTCTGTTTacataacttttaaaaaagtttctagtgaaaagcttgaaaatgtgacctctaaaggctcagaaacccgAAGGAAAATATGAATCTTtccctcctcgctccccccaggtTACTGTttggcttaaaatcatgagattttttttttaatcttgtgattttggagcctgacttgtgatttttgcaTGCTTGGGGTTGGTAATGCTGGGTTTGTAACTCTCATAAACATGTCTTGGTCAATGATTTATTCATATTAAACATTCAAGAGTCACCAGGCTAAAAAAAGGTTGGAATCATGGCACAAAGAGGAAGTGGATTGGAGGACTACCCCGACTTCCTGCTGGGACATCTTTTCTCCGCTGCTGGGACATCTTCAGGAAATAGCACTTAGACCGATGTATCTTTTCTCCACTGCCTGCTGGCATGTTGCTCCCAGGAGTGTTGGTGTGAGTTCGGAATGTGGAGACCGCTTATGATCATAGTACAGAATAATTCATTCTTCCTATCCAGGGAGCATCTGAATCCTCCTTGCTGTCTCTCCCCCAGGGGAGAATGGATCAGAGGATCTCTGGGGGAAGGACAGGCTGGGTAGCTCAAATATATCCATCCATGTGAGGCATAAAACTGTTGGAGCTATACTGCTGCTTGAAGACTTTGTGGCAAAAGCTGTGTGTACACAGGATGGAGCAAGGAGTAATGGCCTCTGCAGCAGATGGCTAGCTCAGGACTTTGTATggtagcctgggacttgggagacctaaGTTCAATTCCCCGCTTTGTTGCATGACTGGGAGCAAGTCACTctggcctagatcctcaaaggtatttaggtgcttagcttgcattgatttcagtggctaaGTATCTTTGAGACTGGTCTGTAGTCTctcattgcctcagtttcccctttgtaAAATGGAAAAATGCATTCCTACTGCACAGCGTGAAGGGAAATGtattaaaattagggctgtcaattaatcacagctaactcaaaattaatcatgatttaaaaaattaatcttgattaacTGCAgctttaatcgcattgttaaaatgatagaataccaattgaaatttattaaatatttttggatatttttctacattttcaaatatattgatttcaaatagaacacagaatacaaagtgtacactgctcactttatattattttttattacaaatatttgcactgtaaaaattataaacagaagaaatagtatttttcaattcacctcatacaagtactgtagtgcaatctctttattgtgaaagcaatttacaaatgtagatttattttttgttacataactgcactgaaaaacaaaacaatgcaaagctttagagcctacaagtccactcagtcctacttctcgttcagccaatcgctaagacaaacaagtttgtttacacttacaggagataatgctgcccacttcttatttacaatgtcaccagaaagtgagaacaggcattcacatgggacttttgtaactggcattgtaaggtatttacgtgccagatatgctaaacatttgtatgccccttcatgctttggccaccattccagaggacgtgcttctatgctgatgaagctcattaaaaaaataatgcattagttaaatttgtgactgaactccttgaaggagaattgtatgtttccggctctattttacctgcattctgccatatatttcatgttatagtagcctcggatgatgactcagcacatgtccattttaagaacactttcgctgcagatttcACAGAGCGtaaagaaggtatcaatgtgacattttaaagatagctacagcactcaacctaaggtttaagaatctgaagtgccatccaaaatcttagaaggacgaggtgtggagcatgctccACACaactcttaaaagagcaacactctgatgtgaaaactatagaacccaaaccaccaaaaaagaaaatcgaccttctgctggtggcatctgactcagatgatgaaaatgaacatgcattggtctgcactgctttggattattattTAGCAaaactgtcatcagcatggacgtatgtcctctggaatggtggttgaagcatgaagggacatatgaatctttagcacatctggcatgtaaatatcttgcaatgtcagcaacaacagtgccatgacaacaccagttctcactttcaggtgatgttttGAACAAGatacgggcagcattatctcctgcaaatgtaaacaaatttgtctgagcgattggctgaacaagaaataggactgagtggacttgtaggctccaaaaataaaacaatataaaactttaaacacagttttttgtatataattctacatttgtaagttcaactttcatgatacacatactgtagtgcaatctgtttattaggtgaattgaaaaatactatttcttttgttttttacagtgaaatatttgtaataaaaaataaagtgagcactgtacactttatattctgtgttgcaaatgaaatcaatatatttgaaaatgtagaaaacatccaaaaatatttaaatggtattctattattgtttaacagtgcaattaatcacaaataattttttaattgcttgacagccctaattaaaataTTGTGAGGTGGCCAGATATTATGGTAATTGGGCCTATATAACCCTGTTAGAGAGATGCTCATCCATGCCCCTCTATACCACTCCACCAGGGACTAGGGAAGAATTTCTGTACACTAATCCTTGTGAGCAGGCCAGGGACAGAGTGGGTTATTAATAGTATCCTGTGTCCATGTGGTTGAATGGGACACTTTAAGACCCTGATGGGAAGAATGGAGGTGCAACTATGCTTACTGTCTTTCCCCACTCCAGATGTCATCTTTCCCCATGTTATCTTCAGTTTTCATCTTTCTTAGTGCAGTGCAACGATACTCTGCACCTCACTGGCACCAGATTACAAAGTGTTTTCTAAAACTCAGCCAATGCAGCTTTACCACCCAcgattgcccaaggtcacaagcTCTGAGAATGGAACTCCAGAGCCCAGACACCCTCACCTTTAatcactagacaccactcccctcccagagctggaaatagaatccaagagtcctggctcccagtgccaCCCTATTCTACCCCATTAGACCTCCCTGCCCCCTAGATCTGATTCACAGTCTCTGACTCTGAGCTGGGAAATAGAAGAACTCGGGAGTCCTGTCTACCATTCTCCTCTGCCCTAGTCACTAGACACCACTGGCCTCGCAGAACTGGAGCTGGAATGCCAGAGTCTTCCCCTGGTCCTTGCTCTAAGCATTAGACACCCTCTGTCCTCCCAGCCCagtctctaaccactagacacactCCTCATGAAGAGCCAGGAGTCCTAACTCCCATTTTCCTGGTCTAAGCAGTAGGATGGCTAGACTGCACTCATCTCTGTGGCTGAATGGGTGGAAGGTCAAGTGTCCTCTTAGTCAAAGCATAAAGCCTGGAAAGAGCTGAAAATCCCAAGAGGTCATGTCACAACCACGAATCGCTGGTTTCAATGGCCCAGTGGCTTAGATTTTAAAGCAggtttttaaatcagtttatCTCAACCACAGAGCACTAAATGAGCCAGCTTTGtccatttgttttccttttgataCATCCGCATTCATCAAGGTTTTAAGGAAGGTCACTATCTGACAATGAGTTTAAGATTACAATAATAAACGGTGGCATGGTGTTCCGGAACCTGCCAGCTGTATCCTCACTCAGACCCCAAAGCCTGGGTTCATGATCGTCTCGGAGGAATTCCCCTTCTGGCATCACAGCCAGGTCCCATTCTTCCACTGCAGTGCAGTTTGCCTGACATTCTTCGTCCCAGACCAGGGATTTAATCTAGGGGGGAAAGGCAAGGAACAGCAAATTGAGACACTTGTAATATATTTGCTTGTTATATCTTGATAAGAGCTGCTGGCACCTCAGCTTCCAGCAGCAACACAGccctccctgagctgggaatagaattcaAGAGTCCTGGCCCCTAGTACTGACTGTTATAACCACTAGGTCCCACTCggttcccagagctgggaacagaacccacaaaTCTTTGACTCCCActttcctcctgctctaacccgcCAGATCCCACTCCTAGAGCTGGCATAGAGCCCTTTTAGGAAAGATTTGGTCTAGTGTATTAATTGTTTTCACATGATGAGTTCCTAGGGCCAAATTCCACTCAGCAGTGTCCAGGATCTGCATTGTCCCACCCACCATCCATGCTACTTCCACCAAGTCCATTCATCCTTCAGCAGGAGGCAGTGGAGTCCCCACTCTTATATTCATAGATTGAggcaagaagggaccactgtgatcatctaaccTGACCGGCTGTATAACGCAGGCCAAAGGACTTCCctgaattcctgtttgaactagaacagATGTTTTAGAAAactgtccaatcttgatttaaaaattgccatcaatggaaaatccaccacagccTTTGGTAAgttcttccaatggttaattcctctccCTGTTAAAAACAGGCACTTTATTTCTTGTCTGAATTCATTGGTTCTTGTTAGACCTTTGCTAGTTCGATAAGCCCTCCATTATCAAATTTCTCTTCCCCATGTAGAGAGACAAGAGTGgagaggtaacatcttttattggaccaagttctgttggtgagagagacaagctttcaagcttacacagagctcttcttccccaggtagatacttatagaccCCTCTCTtagataagctaaatagactgagttcCCTGAATCTTctactataaggcatgttttttaCTAGGATCCTaattgtctgctagactgaagagccctctattatcaaatttctgttccccttgTAGGCACTTAAACTGATGCAATTTACTGCAAGGTGCATGCATGTTTGCAAGAGCGGAATTGTACCCCTCCATGCTCTTTAACAGTGCTGGCCTTAGCCACAACTGATGACGCAGGGATACCCTACAGCAGTggcccccaaacttttcaggCTCATGCCTCCCCCTTACTCCTGTGCACGCTCCCCGTCCCGGGGctgggccggggtggggagagatGCAGACCAGGGTGAGGGAGTTGAGGCTGGGGCAcgaggctgggaatggggctgggaatggagctGCGTCCAGGCCAGTCGGGGGCTGAGACTGGGAGTGTCTCGGAGCcgggagccagggctccagctgggggcagggctggagcagagcaaggCTGGGTGGCACTCCTTCCCCACCTTCTGTGGGGGCTGCTCCCCCAATCATTTTTCTGTATCCTCCTGGGGAAcacaccccacagtttgagatCTCTGCCATACAGTCTCACCAATTCATGGTCTGATTCACCCTCCACTTCCCACCTTAGATGCTAATTCGcattctcctccccccctcccctgccgccgcCGCATTTGGCTCCCAACACTGGCTGCACCTGGCTCACCATTCTGGAATTCACCCCACGCCTGCTCAGTGTGCTGGAGCCCTGTGGAAGGCCACCACGTGCTTGGGTAtcttcccccacctcctcttGTCCCAGcggcacagcagcagcatcttaAACGTATTGCGAAAAGACTTATTGCACAGGGCATAGCACATGGGATTGACAGTGCTGTTGACATAGCAAAGCCAGTAGCCCAGCTTCCAGAGGCTGTTAGGAACACAGTCCTGGCAGAAGGTGGACACCAGCACCATGATGTTATAGGGTGTCCAGGTGAGGATGAAGGCCAGCAGGATGGCACTCAGTGTTCGGGCTGCTTTCTTCTCCTTGATCAGGGAGAGGGTCTTCCGCTGGGAGAGCTGTTTGCTCCTCTTCCGCAGATGGCTTTTGGCAGTCAACACCCCCTTCTCCTTCACTTGTGATATCTTTTTGTTTGACGGCTTCTTGGCCATGTTGGGGGACTCAGTGGcagcaggagactgggctagGATCCTGCACAAGCCATTCCCCCCTGCCCATGGCCCTCCAGCCACCTTCTCCCTGTCCCGGGTTGACTTCTGTGTTGGCAGAGGTGGCTGCGCTACACTGCCAATCATAGGCAGCCGGATCACCACCGAGCAGACACTCTGAACCTCAAAGGGCTGCTCCTCTCCCTCAGACGATGTCAAAGAATCAGGGGAgccgtcctcctcttcctcctcctctgtatTGATCCAGTTCCCATTGCTGCTCGGCTCCACATATAGCCTGGTCTTCTTCCAACTGGGGAAGCAGCAGGCTTGTGTGTGGGCTGTTGCCACAGCAGAAGAAACCTTGATGGGTTGGAACTGCTCGGAGCTGCTGTTGCTGCCTATGCCACCTCCTTTAGGCCCGTTGTTGGGGATTGGTCTGACAATGCTTTTGCTCTCTGAGCCTTGCAGGCAAGCCAGTTCCCTGGCCCTGTTCTCAGTCTCCCGGTAGATCCTCCAGTAGAGAATAATCATGATGGTGACAGGCAGGTAGAAGGCTGCAATGGCCGTGCCAAAAGTAATGATAGGCTGAGAGAGGAACTGGAGATGGCAGTTTCCTGAGGGCACTGTCCGCTCCCCAACAAAGTACTGCCAGAACAAGATGGCGGGTGCCCAAAGGATGAAGGAGATGGCCCAAGCTAGGCCGATCATGATGGCCGCCCTCTTGGGAGTTCTCTTGGCCCGGTAGGTCAAGGGCCGTGTGACAGAGAAGTAGCGGTCAAAGCTGATGATCAGGAGGTTCATGACTGAAGCATTGCTGGCTACATAGTCAAGGGCCAGCCAGAGGTCGCAGGCCACGTTGCCGAGAGCCCAGTGGCCCATGATGATGTAGGTGGTGTAGAGGTTCATAGACACTGCCCCAATGATTAGGTCAGCACAGGCCAGGCTGAGTAGGAAGTAGTTGTTGACTGTCTTCAATTCGCTGTTGACTTTGAAGGAGACCATCACaagcaggttgcccaccactgtgaCCAGTGAGAGGATCCCAGTCATCAGCACAATCAACACCACCTGCCACAAAGAATGGCCCCCATACAGGGTAGGCCCGGGGCCTCCCTGGGATCCATTGAGGGCTGGTGGGACATTAGAAAGGTTCatggtgctggggtggggtctcACCTCTCCCAGAATAGCGTATTGGGATGACATTGGGGTCCCACCACTCCAAAGCCCCTTGGCTGGAAGAAGAAAGGTGAGCAGGGGTCTTCAGTCTGAGGACGCCTCCTGGAATGAGGAAAGAGACTTTGTTGAGCTGGGAGAAGGGTCAGAtttagagctggatgaaatttttCAGACTTATTTTTCCTTGAAAAATTTAGATTCGGCAACACTGAGATGTTTTGTGAATTCATGTTGGTTTTGCTGAATTGTTCATTTCATAAaaccctcagcccccaccctcccaatcATAATgttacattttctaaatgaaacatttcaattttttggtttgaaacaaTTTTTATTCAGAAATTTCcttccattatttaaaaaaaaataaaaaatgttaaatgattcaaattgaaacaaaacagtgacccaaaatatttttttttaaagtttttggtTTGCCAAAAATGTTGAAAAGATTTCAGTTTTAGTTCAACTTGACATGAAATTTCCCCCCAAGTGCTGGGTAGTGAGGGCACTGAGGTAGGAGATCTGGGTTAATTCTTGGCTTGGTTGATCtgtgatcttgggtaagtcacaGTCTGTGCAGAAAAGCAGTTTTGTTTAATGgatagggcactgggctggggcttgggacagctgggttcaattcctgactctgccattaATCTTGGTCTAGTCATTTCCCCTTCCTGTGCCTGTTTCACTTCTcacctttgtctatttagatggtcTCTGCTCCAAGGAGCTCACTATCTCTTActttgtgtctgtgcagcgcttGGCGTGAtggggggccctgatcttggtcggGGTCTAGGCAGTGCCCTACACACTACCATGCAAATGATAAGAAGAGGGAGCCAATGGGAAGGTTGGATCTCGGGGACCCTGGAGCCCGTTGCCTGGAGTGGCAAAGGAGATCAAAAGATACTCACCTTGCTATCAAGATTGTTTCTTTGAAAtttcatgtcccttctccagtccAGTGATGTTGCCATGGTAG containing:
- the CHRM1 gene encoding muscarinic acetylcholine receptor M1, encoding MSSQYAILGEVRPHPSTMNLSNVPPALNGSQGGPGPTLYGGHSLWQVVLIVLMTGILSLVTVVGNLLVMVSFKVNSELKTVNNYFLLSLACADLIIGAVSMNLYTTYIIMGHWALGNVACDLWLALDYVASNASVMNLLIISFDRYFSVTRPLTYRAKRTPKRAAIMIGLAWAISFILWAPAILFWQYFVGERTVPSGNCHLQFLSQPIITFGTAIAAFYLPVTIMIILYWRIYRETENRARELACLQGSESKSIVRPIPNNGPKGGGIGSNSSSEQFQPIKVSSAVATAHTQACCFPSWKKTRLYVEPSSNGNWINTEEEEEEDGSPDSLTSSEGEEQPFEVQSVCSVVIRLPMIGSVAQPPLPTQKSTRDREKVAGGPWAGGNGLCRILAQSPAATESPNMAKKPSNKKISQVKEKGVLTAKSHLRKRSKQLSQRKTLSLIKEKKAARTLSAILLAFILTWTPYNIMVLVSTFCQDCVPNSLWKLGYWLCYVNSTVNPMCYALCNKSFRNTFKMLLLCRWDKRRWGKIPKHVVAFHRAPAH